A portion of the Adhaeribacter radiodurans genome contains these proteins:
- a CDS encoding AtuA-related protein, with protein MKIKLYDIAHSRAGDKGNTLTLSLIAYHEEDYTLLVEKVTAAAVKSHLQKIVSGEITRYELPHLAALQFVCQDALLGGVTTSLSLDPHGKTLSFALLEMEIEG; from the coding sequence ATGAAAATAAAATTATACGATATTGCCCACAGCCGAGCCGGCGACAAAGGAAATACCTTAACCTTATCGCTGATTGCTTACCATGAAGAAGATTATACTTTATTAGTGGAAAAAGTAACGGCCGCCGCCGTAAAGAGCCATCTGCAAAAAATTGTTTCCGGAGAGATAACCCGCTACGAACTACCCCATTTGGCGGCCCTTCAATTTGTTTGTCAGGATGCCTTACTGGGCGGCGTGACCACCTCCCTCTCCCTGGACCCGCACGGCAAAACTTTAAGCTTTGCGTTATTGGAAATGGAGATTGAAGGATAA